ttcgttttttttttcttttgtgaaacAGATCTCCTTCTCAGATAACAATAAGTTCAAAGATGCAGTTCTCGATGAGCAGCCGTTTATCATTAAAAGGTATCAAACACTTTTCTTCAAGAGTCGATCTCTTATGTCTCATTATAACATGTCTTTCTTTAATACAGGAGAACAACGGAAGCCGAGACATTTGATATATTCTTGATAATTAACTACAGTGACGGTTGTGACTCTCTCTCCACCAAAATTACCATTCCCTTCAAATATGAGGTTAGTTAAGCACACATACTATGTATAAAAAAGGTCTTTGTTATATTTGACTGATGAgcattttttgaaaaacttaatGTAGGTTTCAAGAGAAGAGCATGAGGAGATGATTGACAAGGAGGCTGTGCTGCAGAGCCTGAGAGAGAAAGCGGTTGAAGAATCTAGTTGCGGTCAAAGCGGTGTGGTTGAGAGAAGAGTGGTTTCTGAACCGAGAAGTGAAGTCATTGTATACGCGACTGTGACGAATCTCAGGACGTTCCATTGTCAACAATCTGTGCTTGCTAATAATGGTGACCTCAAGTGGAAGATGGAAGGTTGTGGAACGTCTCGTAAACGTTCTAGAACCGGGAAAAGAAAACCGAGGGCATAGGAAGGAGAACGAAGATAGGTATCTTCTTTGTATATAAGCAACCTCTTAAGTCTAACCGGAAAATTGGGAATATGGGAAGTTTATCGGCGTTTTTAAGGGGCTGAGTGAATTTTGTGTGCTTTTTACCCACACTCGGTTCTCTTAAACCGGAACTAGCCAGGGTTTTAGGCTAAACTTTGTTTAAGTAGCTATTGTAACTTTTGACATGTATTCGGTTTGCATTCGATTTGATCGTATGTAGAACATTACAAAAGTTACAATATAATCTAGAAATTGTCTACTTTTTGTGTGAAAAGTTATAGATACAGTATTATAGACGAGTTTATAAAACTTTAGTGAATCAACTAAGATGCTTGTTAATTCAACTAAAGAGCCTTGAACATAGGCGAGTGTGTAGAGTAGAGCTTTACTTTGAAATATGTGTTTCAAGCATCTATTCATGGGTTGTGGATGGAGAGAAATGGTAGAAGACATGGAGAAGCTTCACTGCCTCCAAACAGGATGATCAGAATGATAGATAGAAGCGTCAGAAATATATTCCTTTCAATTCAAAGTGCTGGAGATAATAAATTGGAAGGGGGTTTACAATACTGTTCTCCATAAAGCCAGTTTCATGATTTTTAGAGTAGTTATGAGAAGTATAGACAAATTTCTTTCTATGAAGGTTGCATTGTAAAATgtacaaaatagttttttttttggattgaataaaatttaacattcattcaaaaaaaaaagagagtgtGTAAGAGTAAGGTTTAACTATCTTTTCACGAGTCTTTATTGTATTTAGTTTTCAGTTTTTTCAGTTTGTCTGAAATCTTGTTCATTTCATCCGTCTTTTCTTTCCTAATTACTCGAGAAGTTGCAAGTAACAATCACTCATGCAACACAACAACTCGAGTCTTGAAACATGCTTACTCTCTCTATCAACTGATGCATAACAGACTCGTATGTTATCTTAAACcaatgattacaaagaaacacCTGAGcagagaaacaaaacaaaacacagtAACTTCAAAAATCTTACTGAGGAGAGTCTCAGGTTAGTTGATCACTGACTGTAGGCAGCGAGCAAGTCACGTGATGACTGACTAATTGCACATGATCAGAACATGAACTAAATGTAGTTTAGGCCACctcatgacaaaaaaaagaccACCTCATGACATGTGCGCTTCTGGAAATGACGTTTACCTCCCTGTCGTTGTCTCCTTTAATTTGAATTCCATGGGTAAAATAGTCAATGTCCAAAGTCACTCTCTATTCCCAAGGCAGCAACAGACAAAACCAGACCCAATCTCTCAAGCAATCACTGATTCTGTGGTAAATAAAGAAGTCGAAGACACAAGGACTTTGGTTGATCAATGCTGTTTTCTTGGTCTATCAATGGACTCACATTGCTCGCTTAGTGGACTCCTTCTACTCGCCTTCTGCTTACTCTGCTTCTTCACCGGAGATTCATCCGCCACGAGGCCTGGCGTCTTCTACACCAGACACAGAGGACGATGCACGCCGCAGTAAATTTTAATCAAACCCCTCTTCCTCCTCCGACTACTCTCGAGCATTTTCTCAGACCTGAATCTAACGTGTTTGCAGGTATTGGAGCAGCAGGAGGGAGGCATGGCCGAGGATGGTGCCCGAGAGATCCACGGTGGAGAGAATGTTCGGAGTGATGGTGGCGAAGGAGCGTTGGAGATCTGATCTG
This genomic stretch from Raphanus sativus cultivar WK10039 chromosome 3, ASM80110v3, whole genome shotgun sequence harbors:
- the LOC108844582 gene encoding uncharacterized protein LOC108844582; translated protein: MGKIVNVQSHSLFPRQQQTKPDPISQAITDSVVNKEVEDTRTLVDQCCFLGLSMDSHCSLSGLLLLAFCLLCFFTGDSSATRPGVFYTRHRGRCTPQYWSSRREAWPRMVPERSTVERMFGVMVAKERWRSDLTLVESTARNDEEGNAYGALLKQGTAALLNSYARRSFSYAPWEVKTMLIQAMISEPAARRQAQKFKAANVACD